One stretch of Chitinophaga pendula DNA includes these proteins:
- a CDS encoding cytochrome c peroxidase: MYKSITIIAITLLAIFSYTLLDEDGGRKEAVSNTKQWYQHEVTALQSSVDNLCKALATHQSLSQIQTAFKEARLQYKALEVVTAHFNPYTEKFINGPNIPEVEADEKEVVIDAQGFQVLEELIFPALETEDEPQALEQAKQLRANLNRLQMTAEILQATDAQLFDAMRLELLRITSLGISGFDSPIAQHSIPEAAAALKGITTIWHFYVPSLQLINPSLTNYTSTLLEDAQQLLRKEKDFNSFDRLDFTTRYLNRLSVNLKLAREALKIPYDNLPYFLDPAASNAFAKDAYNPAFFAPDQTLQATPAQVALGKQLFQDPILSQDKDRSCATCHQPSKAFTDGQTLPLALHGEKAQMRNTPTILNAALQPFLFYDQRVAYLEDQVHAVVHNKAEMNGSLEKAVTVIQQRPDYPELFNKAFNIEAAKISPREVQSAIAAYVRSQVKLNSPFDAYMRGDTAAIDNAARRGYNLFMGKAKCGTCHFTPLFSGVTPPFFRKADAEIIGVPTAPHTTQIDPDQGKFNLYDIPQQRFAFKTPTLRNIAVTAPYMHNGAFSSLEEVMEFYNNGGGAGMGIAIEGQTLQKDALHLSQQEQQDVISFMRTLTDTTQITH; encoded by the coding sequence ATGTACAAGAGTATTACTATCATAGCGATTACGTTACTGGCCATATTTTCTTACACATTACTGGATGAAGATGGTGGAAGAAAAGAAGCCGTATCAAATACTAAACAATGGTATCAACATGAGGTAACAGCATTGCAAAGCAGTGTCGATAATTTATGTAAAGCACTGGCTACTCACCAGTCACTATCTCAAATACAGACTGCTTTCAAAGAGGCCCGCCTGCAATATAAAGCGTTGGAAGTGGTGACCGCCCATTTTAACCCGTATACGGAAAAGTTCATCAATGGACCCAATATACCTGAAGTAGAAGCAGATGAGAAAGAGGTAGTGATCGATGCACAGGGATTCCAGGTACTGGAAGAATTGATATTCCCGGCATTGGAAACGGAAGACGAACCGCAGGCGCTGGAACAGGCAAAACAACTCAGAGCCAATCTGAACAGGTTGCAGATGACCGCAGAAATATTACAGGCAACGGATGCCCAGCTGTTCGATGCCATGCGACTGGAACTATTGCGTATTACCTCGCTGGGTATCAGTGGATTCGATTCGCCGATCGCGCAACATAGTATTCCGGAAGCTGCGGCAGCGTTAAAAGGGATCACTACCATCTGGCATTTTTACGTACCAAGTCTGCAACTGATCAATCCTTCCCTGACCAATTATACCAGCACACTCCTGGAAGATGCACAGCAACTCCTCCGGAAGGAAAAAGATTTCAACTCCTTTGACCGACTTGATTTTACTACCCGGTATTTGAATCGCCTCAGCGTCAATTTAAAACTGGCAAGAGAGGCTTTGAAGATACCATACGATAATCTCCCCTATTTCCTGGACCCTGCCGCCTCCAACGCATTTGCGAAGGATGCCTATAATCCGGCTTTTTTTGCACCGGATCAGACCCTGCAAGCAACACCCGCACAGGTTGCTCTCGGAAAACAATTGTTTCAGGATCCTATTCTTTCGCAAGACAAAGATCGATCCTGCGCCACCTGTCACCAACCCTCGAAGGCATTTACAGATGGACAAACGTTACCGTTGGCACTACATGGAGAAAAGGCGCAGATGAGGAACACGCCGACCATACTGAATGCCGCATTGCAGCCATTTCTCTTTTACGATCAGCGAGTAGCTTATCTGGAAGACCAGGTACATGCGGTTGTCCATAACAAAGCAGAAATGAATGGTTCGCTTGAAAAGGCAGTGACCGTTATACAACAAAGACCTGATTACCCAGAATTGTTTAATAAAGCCTTTAATATTGAAGCGGCAAAAATATCACCACGGGAAGTGCAAAGTGCTATCGCGGCTTATGTACGTTCGCAAGTGAAATTAAATAGTCCTTTTGATGCTTATATGCGCGGAGATACCGCTGCTATAGATAACGCCGCACGCAGAGGATATAACCTGTTTATGGGGAAAGCAAAATGTGGCACCTGCCATTTTACACCTTTGTTCAGCGGAGTAACCCCGCCATTTTTCAGAAAAGCAGATGCAGAGATCATCGGAGTGCCGACAGCACCCCATACAACACAGATAGATCCCGATCAGGGGAAGTTTAACCTGTACGATATCCCACAACAACGGTTTGCCTTTAAAACTCCAACACTTAGAAACATAGCCGTTACAGCACCCTACATGCATAATGGTGCCTTCAGCTCCCTCGAAGAAGTAATGGAGTTCTACAATAACGGCGGCGGCGCCGGAATGGGAATAGCAATCGAAGGACAGACATTGCAGAAAGACGCTTTACACCTCTCCCAACAAGAACAACAGGATGTCATCTCCTTTATGAGAACCCTCACAGACACCACTCAAATCACACATTAA
- the tamL gene encoding translocation and assembly module lipoprotein TamL produces MRSTTKHISTILLTACAALFLHACSTTRSVPEGDRLYTGTTVKWEGKKPKDYSSLKSGLDKRVRPAPNRRFFGMPIKLWLYNLGKEPKPGKKGLNYLLRKKWGEPPVLLSQAKPDYTANVLEQYLVDNGYFKGTVTSAIKNSGEKKAAGIYTATPDQRYYIKSVTYETDSSELGKTVAQTAVNSSLIVKKPYSLDSVKAERQRIHLWLKELGYYYFTQDYLLVEVDSTNQGFVDLYVKVKETTPGIARRKYTMKNVTLYPSYSLEADSSATTGDTVVYKGLNLVDPQKKFKPEVFERSVFLKPDSLYRLSAHNITLQRLVNLGTFKFVRGQFRPVRDSNKLNANFYLTPYPRRSLQAELRGTSKSNNFVGSEIRVTARNRNWLHAANLLELALSGGMEWQTGGRSQQASTNSYSLKGELSVTMPRFFIPFFQNVNLRTPYVPRTRISGSYELFSRANLYNLNAYTVQLQYLWKKSAFLEHNLAPIAITYVLPTKTTAAYDSILKVDPAQRNAISKQFILGSNYTITYNNQSAEKIHGFYLSGNVDVSGNLAGLIVPKKGDTARQIFGNPFAQFVRFGAEGRHYWKLSKGMTWVNRLFAGYGIPYGNSKSLPFIKQYFTGGSSSIRAFRARTLGPGSYHNDTTNLFLANEAGDVKLEFNSELRMHIASVVNAAVFVDAGNIWLRNEVDSKPGSEFKTSRFTSEIAVGAGAGLRIDASIVVVRFDLAFPLRKPWLPEKERWVFKDIRFGDPEWRKENLVLNIAIGYPF; encoded by the coding sequence ATGCGATCTACAACGAAACATATCTCCACTATCCTCCTGACGGCCTGTGCCGCTCTCTTCCTGCATGCGTGCAGTACTACCCGCAGTGTGCCCGAAGGAGACCGCCTGTACACAGGTACTACCGTCAAGTGGGAAGGGAAAAAACCGAAAGATTATTCTTCCCTTAAATCCGGCCTCGACAAGAGGGTACGCCCTGCGCCTAACCGCCGCTTTTTTGGCATGCCCATCAAACTCTGGCTGTATAACCTGGGAAAAGAACCCAAACCAGGTAAAAAGGGACTTAACTACCTCCTGCGTAAAAAGTGGGGAGAGCCGCCTGTACTCCTGAGTCAGGCAAAACCCGATTATACCGCCAACGTGCTGGAGCAATACCTGGTAGACAACGGGTACTTCAAGGGAACCGTAACTTCTGCCATAAAGAACAGCGGGGAAAAGAAAGCAGCTGGTATCTATACGGCTACCCCGGATCAACGTTATTATATCAAAAGCGTCACCTACGAAACCGATAGCAGCGAACTGGGTAAAACAGTGGCACAGACTGCCGTTAACTCCTCCCTGATCGTTAAAAAACCGTATAGCCTCGACAGTGTCAAGGCAGAACGTCAGCGCATACATCTCTGGCTGAAAGAACTGGGCTATTACTATTTCACGCAGGACTACCTGCTAGTAGAAGTAGACAGCACCAACCAGGGCTTTGTGGACCTGTACGTGAAGGTCAAAGAGACGACACCAGGTATCGCGCGGCGCAAATACACCATGAAAAATGTTACCCTGTATCCCAGCTATTCGCTGGAAGCAGATTCCAGCGCTACGACGGGGGACACGGTGGTATATAAAGGACTGAACCTGGTAGATCCGCAGAAAAAGTTCAAACCCGAGGTGTTCGAACGCTCTGTGTTCCTGAAGCCTGATAGTCTTTATCGACTGAGTGCGCATAATATCACCCTGCAAAGGTTGGTGAATCTGGGTACTTTCAAGTTTGTAAGGGGCCAGTTCCGGCCTGTACGCGACAGTAATAAATTGAATGCCAATTTCTACCTGACGCCCTATCCGCGTCGCTCGCTACAGGCGGAGCTAAGGGGTACCTCCAAATCCAACAACTTCGTCGGCTCCGAGATCCGGGTCACGGCCCGTAACCGTAACTGGCTGCACGCAGCTAACTTACTGGAACTGGCACTTTCCGGCGGTATGGAGTGGCAGACAGGTGGCCGCAGCCAACAGGCTAGCACCAATTCTTATAGCCTGAAAGGGGAGCTATCCGTGACCATGCCCAGGTTTTTCATTCCGTTCTTTCAGAACGTCAACCTGCGCACACCTTATGTACCCCGTACGCGTATCAGTGGCAGCTATGAACTGTTCAGCCGGGCTAACCTGTACAACCTGAACGCTTATACCGTACAGCTGCAATACCTCTGGAAAAAATCGGCCTTCCTGGAGCATAACCTGGCCCCCATCGCCATCACCTATGTACTTCCTACCAAAACAACGGCAGCTTACGACAGTATATTAAAGGTAGACCCGGCACAACGTAATGCCATCTCCAAACAGTTCATCCTGGGAAGTAACTATACGATCACCTACAATAATCAATCTGCTGAAAAGATACATGGGTTTTACCTGAGTGGTAATGTAGATGTATCCGGTAACCTGGCTGGTCTTATCGTTCCGAAGAAAGGAGATACCGCCCGCCAGATATTTGGTAATCCTTTCGCCCAGTTTGTTCGCTTTGGAGCAGAAGGCAGACACTATTGGAAACTGAGTAAAGGAATGACCTGGGTGAACCGCCTTTTTGCCGGTTATGGTATCCCTTACGGGAACTCCAAGTCATTGCCTTTTATCAAACAGTATTTTACCGGTGGGAGCAGCAGTATCCGCGCGTTCCGTGCAAGAACCCTGGGACCAGGATCTTATCATAATGATACTACTAACCTGTTCCTCGCCAATGAGGCCGGTGATGTTAAACTGGAATTCAACTCAGAACTAAGGATGCATATCGCGAGCGTGGTGAATGCCGCTGTTTTCGTAGATGCAGGTAATATCTGGCTGCGGAATGAGGTGGATAGTAAGCCCGGCTCTGAGTTTAAAACCAGCCGTTTTACCAGTGAGATAGCAGTAGGTGCCGGAGCTGGTTTACGTATCGACGCATCCATTGTGGTAGTCCGTTTCGACCTGGCATTCCCACTGCGTAAGCCCTGGCTGCCGGAAAAAGAGCGGTGGGTATTTAAAGATATCCGCTTCGGAGATCCTGAATGGAGGAAGGAGAATCTAGTGCTTAATATTGCGATCGGGTATCCGTTCTAA
- the corA gene encoding magnesium/cobalt transporter CorA has product MSKRNILPIPEVLDVLNPFKVKKQRLMSFNPVTSNISRKDAECITITVFDYDGKTFEEIKVTEVEDVFKYLDTPQVSWINIDGIRKEAVHAICIRYGIHYLIEEDILSIGQRAKMDEIGDRLFCLLPMIYFNKESSTIEQEQVGIVLGKNFVISFQEDPRRDVFDPVRERLRIAGSRLRMAGADYLCYSLIDIIVDNYFTVMERLGERIELMEDVIQHQPNTRALARINFLRRELAFFKRGVLPVRDLVNGFLKTESSLLDERTTKYFKDVYDHIVQASELIESYRDMMLNLQELYHTQLNVKMNEVMKVLAVVTTLMAPLTVIAGIYGMNFDNMPELHSPHGYFITLGVMVVLFILMIIVFKKRGWF; this is encoded by the coding sequence ATGTCTAAAAGAAACATTTTACCCATCCCTGAAGTACTGGATGTTTTGAATCCTTTTAAGGTAAAAAAGCAGCGGTTGATGAGTTTCAATCCTGTCACCAGTAATATTTCGCGTAAGGATGCCGAATGCATTACCATTACTGTATTTGACTATGACGGTAAGACCTTTGAAGAGATCAAGGTAACTGAGGTAGAAGATGTTTTTAAGTACCTGGATACTCCCCAAGTGAGCTGGATCAACATCGATGGTATCCGTAAGGAAGCGGTGCATGCTATTTGTATCCGTTATGGTATTCATTACCTGATAGAGGAGGATATACTAAGTATTGGTCAGCGGGCTAAAATGGATGAGATTGGCGACCGGTTGTTTTGTCTGCTACCAATGATATATTTCAATAAAGAAAGTTCTACTATTGAGCAAGAGCAGGTAGGTATTGTACTGGGTAAAAACTTTGTGATTTCTTTCCAGGAAGATCCCCGGCGCGATGTATTCGATCCTGTACGGGAACGTCTGCGCATAGCTGGTTCCCGGTTGCGGATGGCCGGTGCGGACTATCTCTGTTATTCGCTGATAGATATTATTGTCGATAATTACTTCACTGTTATGGAGCGGTTAGGCGAGCGAATTGAATTGATGGAAGACGTTATTCAGCATCAGCCTAATACACGGGCGCTGGCGCGGATCAATTTTCTCAGGAGAGAGCTGGCTTTTTTCAAAAGGGGGGTACTTCCAGTGAGGGACTTGGTCAATGGGTTTCTTAAAACGGAGAGTTCGTTACTCGATGAGCGTACAACCAAGTATTTTAAGGATGTATATGATCACATTGTCCAAGCCAGTGAACTGATAGAGAGTTATCGAGATATGATGCTCAACCTTCAGGAGTTATATCATACGCAACTGAATGTCAAGATGAACGAGGTGATGAAGGTGCTGGCGGTGGTAACGACATTAATGGCGCCTTTGACAGTTATTGCGGGTATATATGGGATGAACTTTGATAATATGCCGGAGCTGCATAGCCCCCATGGTTATTTTATCACACTGGGGGTAATGGTGGTCTTGTTTATACTGATGATCATTGTGTTTAAGAAAAGAGGGTGGTTCTAA
- a CDS encoding type 1 glutamine amidotransferase domain-containing protein, with the protein MEKQLSNKKVAILVANGFEESEFTQPLEALKNAGAQVEVVSLKSGKVKAWAEKDWGGEYEVDVTIDQANAKDYDALVLPGGVMNPDFLRVNADAVSFVGGFFDDSKPIAAICHGPWTLIETGELKGKRMTSYPSIKTDLINAGVDWVDEEVVVDNGLVTSRNPNDLPAFCKKMVEEIAEGIHA; encoded by the coding sequence ATGGAAAAGCAATTGAGTAACAAGAAAGTGGCAATACTGGTCGCTAATGGTTTTGAAGAATCAGAATTTACACAACCGCTGGAAGCATTAAAAAATGCGGGGGCACAGGTAGAAGTGGTATCGTTAAAAAGCGGAAAAGTAAAGGCATGGGCAGAAAAGGATTGGGGTGGAGAATATGAAGTAGATGTAACAATAGACCAGGCAAATGCAAAGGATTATGACGCCTTAGTATTGCCAGGGGGTGTAATGAATCCGGATTTCCTTCGCGTAAATGCAGATGCAGTAAGTTTTGTAGGGGGCTTTTTTGACGACAGCAAACCCATAGCGGCTATCTGTCACGGCCCTTGGACCTTGATAGAAACAGGAGAATTGAAAGGAAAAAGAATGACCTCCTACCCTTCTATCAAAACAGACCTGATCAATGCCGGGGTGGATTGGGTAGATGAAGAAGTCGTGGTAGACAACGGACTGGTTACCAGCCGCAATCCCAATGACTTACCTGCATTCTGTAAGAAAATGGTGGAAGAGATCGCGGAGGGCATACATGCCTAA
- a CDS encoding septal ring lytic transglycosylase RlpA family protein, which produces MKAFYLFLLTIITLLCTTSCARKVTQTGKASFYADKFQGRRTANGEIFRQGRKTAAHRTLPFGTKVKVTNLANGRSIKVRINDRGPFVDGRIIDLSKKAARQLGMISTGVAPVEIRYKKPKN; this is translated from the coding sequence ATGAAGGCATTTTATTTATTTCTCCTGACTATCATCACGTTGCTATGCACCACATCCTGTGCCAGAAAGGTTACCCAAACTGGTAAAGCCTCTTTTTATGCCGATAAGTTCCAGGGTAGACGTACCGCTAATGGGGAAATATTCCGGCAAGGAAGGAAGACGGCGGCACACCGTACCTTACCTTTCGGTACTAAAGTAAAAGTGACTAACCTGGCCAATGGCAGGTCCATCAAAGTGCGCATCAACGATAGGGGGCCATTTGTAGACGGGCGTATTATTGATCTTTCTAAAAAGGCAGCCAGGCAGCTGGGGATGATAAGTACAGGTGTCGCACCAGTAGAAATACGTTATAAAAAGCCTAAAAACTAA
- a CDS encoding FAD-dependent oxidoreductase yields MEEARQNVNSNRIDSYLTSGVHNSYWLETLPTLEYAPLQTHEETDVVIVGGGIAGITIAYRLSQLGYKVVVVEDGSIGSGETGRTTAHLVAALDDRYMELARIFGKDTTREIVASHNAAIDFIEATIRELLLDCEFKRVPGYLFQYEIEQTDIIQQEFIAAKDAGLTVSLCDTVPGLKMPTGPGILFEEQARFHPMKYLHGLCAAVINMGGRIYTGTHAAEIDSNGIITAEGHAVKAKHVVIATNTPVNNKYTIHLKQFAYRTYVIASPVPKGSVPDALWWDTGDKKANSDIPPYHYVRLQPYNEQYDLLICGGEDHATGLAFAQQVAEEDRYALLERWMRARFNTGEIVFKWSGQVMEPMDSLAYIGRNPGDKENVYIVTGDSGNGMTHATIAGLMIPEMIMGNKPRWESIYDPARAKIFKSGKTWLKEFAGGFFEYLREYPRDAEKISLSSIPVGEGRIVALNGKKYGIYKDEHHMLHVVEASCTHLQCIVKWNNDEKSWDCPCHGSRFTYEGKVINGPANQALQYFREPEPAIK; encoded by the coding sequence ATGGAAGAGGCAAGGCAAAACGTAAATAGTAATCGTATTGATAGTTATCTCACATCCGGAGTGCACAACAGCTACTGGCTGGAAACGCTGCCGACATTAGAGTATGCACCGTTGCAAACTCATGAGGAAACAGATGTAGTGATTGTAGGCGGTGGTATAGCTGGGATCACGATCGCTTACCGGTTATCGCAGCTGGGATATAAAGTTGTAGTGGTGGAAGACGGCAGTATCGGCAGTGGAGAAACAGGACGTACCACTGCACACCTGGTAGCAGCCCTGGATGACAGGTATATGGAATTAGCAAGGATATTCGGTAAGGATACAACTAGAGAAATCGTCGCCAGTCATAACGCAGCGATAGATTTTATTGAGGCGACAATCCGGGAACTGTTATTGGATTGTGAGTTCAAACGCGTACCTGGATACTTGTTCCAATACGAGATAGAACAGACAGACATTATTCAACAGGAGTTTATCGCGGCAAAGGATGCGGGACTTACGGTATCATTGTGCGATACTGTTCCTGGACTAAAAATGCCTACCGGACCAGGTATCCTATTTGAAGAACAAGCCAGGTTTCATCCAATGAAGTATCTGCATGGACTTTGTGCTGCAGTGATCAATATGGGCGGCCGGATTTATACAGGCACACACGCCGCGGAGATAGACAGTAACGGGATCATAACAGCAGAAGGGCATGCAGTGAAAGCCAAACACGTAGTGATAGCGACTAACACCCCCGTAAATAACAAATACACGATCCACTTGAAGCAGTTTGCCTATCGCACCTACGTAATAGCTAGCCCGGTGCCGAAAGGAAGTGTACCGGATGCGCTATGGTGGGATACTGGTGATAAAAAAGCCAACAGCGACATTCCCCCGTATCATTATGTCCGGCTACAACCTTACAATGAACAGTATGACCTGTTGATCTGCGGCGGGGAAGATCATGCCACAGGATTAGCGTTTGCACAACAGGTGGCAGAGGAAGACAGGTATGCATTATTGGAGAGATGGATGAGAGCACGTTTCAATACTGGAGAAATCGTTTTTAAATGGTCGGGACAAGTAATGGAACCCATGGATTCACTGGCATACATCGGCCGTAATCCCGGAGACAAAGAGAATGTATATATCGTCACCGGCGATTCCGGCAACGGCATGACACATGCTACCATAGCAGGACTGATGATACCGGAAATGATTATGGGAAACAAACCTCGCTGGGAATCGATATACGATCCGGCAAGAGCCAAGATCTTTAAATCCGGCAAGACCTGGCTTAAAGAATTCGCGGGTGGTTTTTTTGAGTATTTGCGCGAATATCCCAGGGATGCAGAGAAAATATCGCTTTCGTCCATACCCGTCGGAGAAGGTCGTATCGTCGCACTGAATGGCAAAAAGTACGGTATATATAAAGACGAACATCATATGCTACATGTAGTAGAAGCAAGTTGTACGCATTTGCAATGCATTGTGAAATGGAATAATGATGAAAAAAGCTGGGATTGCCCCTGTCACGGGAGCCGTTTTACCTACGAAGGAAAAGTGATTAATGGACCGGCGAATCAGGCATTGCAATACTTCAGGGAGCCCGAGCCGGCGATTAAATGA
- a CDS encoding thiamine pyrophosphate-dependent enzyme, which translates to MATVAEQLVEMLVAAGIKRIYAVTGDSLNHVNDAVRRDGRIKWIHVRHEEVGAYAAGAEAELNGLACCAGSSGPGHVHLINGLYDAHRAGASVLAIASTCATKEFGMGYFQETNTIKLFDDCSCYNQIATTAEQLPRMLQAALQHAVHQRGVAVLGLPGDVAASEAAEAETATLLYRPQPVIRPSDEELQQLASLLKEGRKVAIFCGIGASDAHDEVVRLAALLKAPVAYSFRGKMSIQYDNPYEVGMTGLLGLASAYKAMHEAEVLLLLGTDFPYTPFMPAKAKIIQVEIKPERLGRRAKLEMGLCGQVKDTLHALLPLLTEQSSREFLEEMLEFYKEVKQRLQAYVEDKGKENAISPEYVATVISQLAARDAIFTVDTGMTNVWTARYLEATGKRVLLGSFNHGSMANAMPQAIGAALAAPSRQVVALCGDGGISMLLGDLMTIIQYQLPIKVIVFNNQSLGMVKLEMEVAGLPDWQTDMVNPDFAKLAAVMGFTSYAIHQPEEVERTLEMALKQDGPVLVEVRTNPNSLAMPPKVEFSQMKGFALWMGKLILSGRYEEVFDAVKSNYKHIRDVL; encoded by the coding sequence ATGGCAACAGTAGCAGAGCAATTAGTAGAAATGCTGGTAGCAGCAGGGATCAAAAGAATCTATGCTGTGACTGGAGATAGTTTAAATCATGTGAACGATGCCGTTCGCAGAGACGGACGGATCAAATGGATACATGTAAGGCATGAGGAAGTCGGGGCCTATGCTGCCGGTGCGGAAGCAGAATTAAATGGATTGGCTTGTTGTGCCGGCAGTAGCGGGCCGGGACACGTACACCTGATCAATGGCTTATACGATGCACACAGGGCAGGGGCTTCCGTACTGGCGATTGCGTCTACCTGTGCCACCAAAGAATTTGGTATGGGTTATTTCCAGGAAACCAACACCATAAAGCTGTTTGATGACTGTAGTTGTTATAATCAGATCGCTACGACAGCAGAACAACTACCCAGGATGTTACAGGCAGCCTTACAACATGCGGTTCACCAGCGGGGTGTGGCGGTGCTGGGATTACCGGGCGATGTGGCTGCTTCCGAGGCTGCAGAGGCTGAAACAGCCACTCTCCTGTACAGACCTCAGCCAGTCATCCGCCCGTCTGACGAAGAGTTGCAGCAGCTGGCTAGCTTGTTAAAGGAAGGCCGGAAAGTGGCCATATTCTGCGGCATAGGAGCCAGTGATGCACATGATGAAGTAGTACGCCTGGCCGCCTTGCTGAAAGCGCCGGTAGCCTACTCTTTCCGTGGTAAAATGAGCATCCAGTACGACAATCCTTACGAAGTAGGAATGACCGGATTACTGGGCCTGGCATCTGCTTATAAGGCCATGCATGAAGCAGAGGTATTGCTGCTGTTGGGAACGGACTTCCCTTACACACCTTTCATGCCTGCCAAGGCAAAGATCATACAGGTAGAGATTAAACCGGAACGGTTGGGACGACGGGCTAAACTCGAGATGGGCCTCTGCGGGCAGGTAAAGGATACCTTACATGCCCTGCTTCCCTTACTGACAGAACAATCCTCCCGCGAATTCCTGGAGGAGATGCTGGAATTTTATAAGGAAGTTAAACAACGACTACAGGCATATGTGGAAGACAAAGGAAAGGAAAATGCGATCAGCCCGGAATATGTCGCTACGGTGATTAGCCAGCTGGCGGCCCGGGATGCCATCTTTACGGTCGATACGGGCATGACCAATGTATGGACGGCCCGTTACCTGGAAGCGACCGGCAAGCGGGTGTTATTAGGCTCTTTTAATCATGGTTCTATGGCGAATGCCATGCCGCAGGCGATAGGTGCCGCACTTGCCGCGCCAAGCCGGCAGGTCGTCGCGCTCTGTGGCGACGGAGGCATCAGCATGCTGCTGGGCGACCTGATGACCATCATCCAATATCAGCTACCTATCAAAGTGATCGTATTCAATAATCAGTCGCTGGGAATGGTAAAACTGGAAATGGAAGTAGCAGGACTACCCGACTGGCAGACAGACATGGTAAACCCCGACTTTGCAAAACTAGCCGCCGTCATGGGTTTTACTTCCTATGCCATTCATCAGCCGGAAGAAGTAGAACGTACGCTGGAAATGGCACTGAAGCAGGATGGCCCCGTGCTGGTAGAAGTAAGGACTAATCCTAATTCATTGGCAATGCCTCCTAAGGTAGAATTCAGCCAGATGAAAGGATTTGCGTTGTGGATGGGCAAACTGATACTAAGCGGACGATATGAAGAAGTGTTTGATGCCGTAAAGTCCAATTATAAACATATACGGGACGTATTATAA